From the genome of Alteromonas stellipolaris:
CGGAGTCCATGGTTGTGCCTGCGAACAGCACTACCATTACCGCTAATATCGTCGATGAGAAAGCTTCGGGTAGCCCCCACCCTTGGTGAATAAGCGCCGCTCCGCCGCTAATAAACGCACCCACGCTACCTGCACCTAAGTGACTGTAGACTTCATGCCACTCTTCTGGAGAGGCCGCAAACGCCACACCACTAACCGCAACAATAGTAATCAGCGCTAAGGAACCTTCACCAATCGCCCCTAAATAACCCACAAAGCGTACATCAGTTTCCTTATCTAACTGTTTAGAGCTGGTGCCTGAGGCCACAATACCGTGGAAACCAGACACTGCACCGCAAGCAATAGTCACGAACAACAATGGAATTAAGCTAGGAGAGTCCATGGCCGTCTGTGTATTGAAGGCTGGCGCGGTAATATCTGGCATAGCAAAGAAGACCGCACCATACAGTAGGAATAGGCCAACCAATAACTGCATACCGTTAATAAAATCGCGGGGCTGAAGTAACATCCACACCGGCAACAACGAAGCAATAGCAGCGTAAATAAATAAGATAATAATCCAGTTCGCTTTGTCAGCTAAACCAAACATGGTTTCAGGCAAACTAATAGGAATGTAGCTACCTGCATAAACCGAAGCATAAAGCACAACAATACCAACAAGACAAAGAGGGATTAAACCAAAGTTACGTTTTAATAACTGTCCAATAACCAATGCAACGGCAATGGCTGTCCAAGCAGGGAATACCGCATTTGGCTGAGAGACAAAGGAGTTTGCTATCACCACACCAAAAACGGCATTAACCATTAACAGTACTAGAAAGATAACAATCATAAACAATGAACGAGAACGCTTGCCTATTACGCTTTCAGACAATGCCCCCATAGATTTACCTTTGTGACGTGCACTGGCCCACAAGGCGCCCATGTCGTGCACACCAGCAAACAATATGGTACCGAAAATCACCCAAAGTACGGCAGGCACCCAGCCCCAGTATACGGCGATCGCAGGCCCTACAATTGGCGCCGCCCCCGCTACTGAAGTAAAGTGATGCCCCCAGAGCACGACTTTATTGGTAGGTACAAAGTCTTTACCGTCCTGCAGCTCGTGAGCTGGCGTGGTGAAGTTGTCGTCTAATTTAAATATTCTCGTGGCAATAAATTTCGAATAAACGAACCACCCGAGGAGCATGCCCACGATCCCGAGTAATACTATGGCTATTGACTGCATATTATTGTCCTGTGTCGATGTTGCACCGCATCATTCAATTTTGTTCTTGAACACATATACAACGCTTTTCTGTCGTTAAAAAACGCTTATTTAAGCATTAAAACATTATTTACTTTTTCACGTCGCCATATTAGACCAAAGTCTATTGTGGTAGCAGCTTTTTTACACTGCTCGTACCATGCGAGCTTCATAATTTTTACCCATCATTTACAACAAAAATAGCAGGCAAAACGAAAATAGCAGGTAAATATAGTTTTAATCTTACCTTCACCCTTCAAATACCCCTCAGTCTCGTTTATAAAGGCTCATCTATAAATAAATCTATTAGTAAGTAGTTATGGCATCACCAAAATTTCACATGGCCGTCCGTAAATATCACCGATGGTTAGGCTTTTTCTTAGCAGGCATAATGGCAATTTATGCTGTCAGTGGCGTGTTACTCATTTTTCGCCCCACCGATTTCCTGAAATTCGATCAAACTGAGGTCCGTCAGTTGTCTCAAGACTTGAACGGCAAACAGGTAGCATCGAAAATTAAGGTGAAAGGTTTGAAGGTGGTTGAAGAGAATGACAACCAAGTTGTGTTAAATATGGGAACATATGACAAGGCAGATGGTGTCGCCACCATTACCCGTAAAGACTACCCTCTTGTTCTGGCAAAAATGGTGAAGCTTCACAAAGCGACTAATAACAGCCCCTTATTTTGGTTGAACATTAGCTTTGGCGTTGCCCTTTTGTTTTTTGTCATATCTGCATTTTTGATGTTTATGCCGAAACTGCCTATGTATAAAAATGGGCTTAAAATAGCGGGATTAGGTGCCGTAGTGGCTGTACTTGTTGTGATGTTCGGATCATAATTTCACATGTTCGAATCACCTTGGTGTGGTTCGAACACTTTTTAGCACATGCTTGAACCCTGTGGTAACGTATCTGAATAGTAACGAATTCGTACGCTCACTATCAGGGAAGATTCATGCCGCGCCACTACAGACCGCACCATTTATTCACTATAAGCACGCTCGCTATAAGCCTTCGCGCCAACCACACGTTGGTTTTAAACACGCTTACGACACTCACACTTAATACCCCCTTAAACGCAGCAACACATATGCACAGTGAGCGACTATGAATTTTGTCGATTTCACGGTAGTGGCTATATACCTTGTGGGTTTGTTAGTCATGGGTTTTGTGTTTCGAAAACAAGTGAGTAAGAAAGATTACTTTCTTGCTAATCGACAGCTGGGCTGGAAGCCACTTTCCCTCTCCATTATGGCCACGCAGTTATCTGCAGTAAGCTTTATCTCGGCTCCTGCTTTTGTTGGGCTAAGAGAAGGTGGTGGCCTTATTTGGTTATCATACGAGCTCGCCCTCCCTCTTGCCATGCTGGCCTTGCTCTATTTTATTTTACCCACCTTGTACCGCTCTGGCGTCGTCAGTGTTTATGACTTTTTAGAGCAACGTTTTGGCCGCTCATCACGAGTATTGATTAGCGTGGTGTTTCAAATAAGCCGTTCTTTTGCCACCGCCATTATGATTTACGCCATTTCTATTATATTGCAAAGCACGATGGGCTTAGCGTTCTGGCAAAGCGTGTTGTTGATTGGTGTTATTACCCTTATTTACTCTTTGCAAGGTGGCATGAAAGCCGTTGTGTATGGTGATGCTGTGCAAATGATATTGATAGTTGCAGGCGCCTTGGTGTGTTTAGGTTTCGGGCTATATCATATAGGCGGGTGGACAAGCTTTCTTGAGCAAGTACAGCCTGAACGACTCTCT
Proteins encoded in this window:
- a CDS encoding carbon starvation CstA family protein — encoded protein: MQSIAIVLLGIVGMLLGWFVYSKFIATRIFKLDDNFTTPAHELQDGKDFVPTNKVVLWGHHFTSVAGAAPIVGPAIAVYWGWVPAVLWVIFGTILFAGVHDMGALWASARHKGKSMGALSESVIGKRSRSLFMIVIFLVLLMVNAVFGVVIANSFVSQPNAVFPAWTAIAVALVIGQLLKRNFGLIPLCLVGIVVLYASVYAGSYIPISLPETMFGLADKANWIIILFIYAAIASLLPVWMLLQPRDFINGMQLLVGLFLLYGAVFFAMPDITAPAFNTQTAMDSPSLIPLLFVTIACGAVSGFHGIVASGTSSKQLDKETDVRFVGYLGAIGEGSLALITIVAVSGVAFAASPEEWHEVYSHLGAGSVGAFISGGAALIHQGWGLPEAFSSTILAVMVVLFAGTTMDSGVRLQRYIIQEWGDIYKLSALKNGVVATFLAVACCLLLAFGAGGSSGGGGMIIWPLFGSTNQILASLTLLVISVMLIKMGRPARYTLIPMVFVLVMAFFAGLIKLKEYYLAENYLLVFLDAVVLVVSVLVMLEAWSVVAKLRSGHQDEVGEKE